In the genome of Candidatus Bathyarchaeota archaeon, one region contains:
- a CDS encoding NAD(P)H-dependent oxidoreductase subunit E — protein sequence MKADRRIVLLDQSIAKHNYRKDSLLEILHTAQEIYGYLDREILLHIANALKIPPSHVLGVATFYNFFKLKKPGAHVVTFCYGTACFVRGVEEIVAAVEREFNVKRGETSPDGRLSVFITRCIGACAMAPNVIIDDEHIGKATKDLTINKIRQRLEAWK from the coding sequence ATGAAGGCGGATAGGCGGATCGTCTTACTTGACCAATCAATCGCCAAACACAATTACAGGAAAGACTCCCTTCTGGAGATACTGCACACCGCACAGGAGATTTACGGCTACCTGGACAGGGAGATCCTTCTTCATATTGCCAATGCGCTGAAGATTCCGCCGAGCCACGTCCTCGGTGTCGCAACATTCTACAATTTCTTTAAGCTTAAGAAGCCAGGGGCGCATGTAGTGACCTTCTGCTATGGAACCGCCTGCTTCGTCAGGGGCGTCGAAGAAATAGTCGCCGCAGTCGAACGTGAATTCAATGTTAAACGCGGCGAAACAAGCCCTGACGGCAGACTCTCAGTATTCATCACGAGATGCATCGGCGCATGCGCCATGGCCCCAAACGTTATTATCGATGATGAGCATATCGGAAAGGCGACGAAAGATCTTAC